In Spea bombifrons isolate aSpeBom1 chromosome 12, aSpeBom1.2.pri, whole genome shotgun sequence, the following proteins share a genomic window:
- the CLEC11A gene encoding C-type lectin domain family 11 member A, with translation MFLARVFLVLFCMSQIPNSLSEEKENEEKAGEVTSQEIHGDLETEDTDFEKMFLGPLPPPKTRTPLTLNVTVISVKRNREEMKEEEKEEDDEDEDMIDQEENVLEETIPTKAVPTTAAPEDDNLSYVLSRISALESAIHRLNVQFYGMDVKMTQMSQSLSKMRTKLSEAEETVTTVSEMNMRNQKQIGQIEGCLKGKRFTRKCYLIFQHFETHAAAQQLCHDRGGNLAMPIDQQEYTALAQYVHDAFYPFNWPIWIGINDLRSEGMYLYENGHRVSFFNWYKDHLVTQPNGGTQENCVSITSHDGKWWDNDCSRRMYYVCEY, from the exons atgtttctggcGAGGGTTTTTCTTGTGCTGTTCTGCATGAGCCAAATCCCCAACAGTCTGTCGGAGGAGAAGGAGAACGAAGAGAAGGCTGGAGAAGTTACATCTCAAGAAATCCACGGTGACCTTGAGACAGAAGATACAGACTTTGAAAAA ATGTTTTTGGGTCCTCTGCCACCTCCCAAAACACGGACGCCGTTAACCCTTAACGTCACGGTAATATCTGTCAAAAGAAACCGGGAGGAGATGAAGgaggaggagaaagaagaagacgATGAAGATGAAGATATGATAGACCAAGAGGAAAATGTCCTTGAAGAGACGATCCCGACCAAAGCAGTGCCAACCACAGCCGCGCCGGAGGACGACAATCTCTCCTACGTCT TGTCCCGAATCAGCGCTTTGGAGTCTGCAATCCATCGACTCAACGTCCAGTTCTACGGCATGGATGTGAAAATGACCCAGATGTCTCAAAGCCTTTCTAAGATGCGCACCAAGCTAAGCGAGGCAGAGGAGACGGTGACTACTGTATCCGAGATGAACATGAGGAATCAAAAACAGATCGGACAGATTGAAG GTTGTTTGAAAGGGAAAAGATTCACCAGGAAGTGTTACCTAATCTTCCAGCATTTCGAAACTCATGCTGCCGCCCAACAACTTTGTCACGACCGCGGTGGGAACTTGGCCATGCCAATCGACCAGCAAGAGTACACAGCTCTAGCGCAATACGTCCACGACGCCTTCTACCCCTTCAACTGGCCCATCTGGATCGGGATTAACGACCTGCGCTCAGAAGGGATGTACTTATACGAGAACGGGCATCGCGTCTCCTTCTTCAACTGGTACAAGGACCACTTGGTGACCCAGCCCAATGGCGGGACTCAAGAGAACTGCGTTTCCATCACATCCCACGACGGCAAGTGGTGGGATAACGACTGTTCCAGGAGAATGTACTACGTGTGTGAATACTGA
- the LOC128470171 gene encoding E3 SUMO-protein ligase ZBED1-like, translating into MMQSAEEACAQLEDELLFCEDCRLYFRDSCPQHGSPTFILDTPVPENVPSRALLSLPEGLVVKERSQGGFGVWCTIPVIPRGCIFGPYEGDILVERNDCTLYSWAVRENGSYFYIDASDDSKSSWMRYVACASTEEEHNLTVFQYRGKIYYRACQLIPSGTELLVWIGEEYARTLGLRLGEHFKYEFGEKELLMKLFQDLHVKTLDSGSSHIPRSQYLVASDVVTPLIQPHKSSYSLNNAGHPSSGFQLLEGTQNLVSLGRAQSRYWTFFGFHGDAYGRIIDKTKIICKLCGVRLSYSGNTTNLRQHLIYKHRREYNELVGTQGAVVDPQKNNIDSVSPRETASRAIVTPTVGRTTKAVAEFIVRDLMPVEIIEGEGFSQMLSIMDPNYKLPAASFLAHTVLQEMYIQAKLKVVELVKGLQECSVSLDVWKHGGSLSYLTITIHYVDEAFEFRNMVLSSKVVPEEVSEDNLTSVLVDFAEEWAIRENTFYAVGLNSPCVKAAASKVGWKSLPCVGQVLRGCIEAVLQHPTINGALDRFRRLVATLCSSSTQSEELTTHGPVLKVHLKTFLCDGTKWYAVYAALQSIVDHGKFFKSLIETTTENNAILQRDDWSVLQDMVDILKPLAIATSTFTKDQFAGLSLVKPVITSLLYKHLAPNEWDSEFSKNIKKAIHEDLSFKFSDCEVNQVLNLACALDPRFRGLDFLSQSDRVETLHLLKHEASNLSKIPATDSLFSAPEPPNSRPPLKKTKLDSGIEFLLGDLCNVRNSSASTVNQQAEQEISSFQTSEASSLCQDPLQWWKMHHTQYPLLARAARKLLAIPATSVPSSWLFTDAGVTVYRKRSALAAEHVDMLVFLNGNRSML; encoded by the exons ATGATGCAGTCTGCGGAGGAGGCCTGCGCTCAGCTGGAGGACGAGTTACTTT TTTGCGAGGACTGCCGCTTATACTTCAGAGACTCCTGCCCGCAACATGGGTCCCCGACGTTTATCTTGGACACGCCTGTTCCAGAAAACGTGCCTTCCCGAGCTCTGCTGTCCCTGCCGGAGGGGCTGGTGGTCAAAGAGAGGTCCCAGGGAGGGTTTGGCGTATGGTGCACAATCCCAGTCATCCCTCGAGGCTGCATCTTTGGCCCCTATGAAGGGGATATCTTAGTGGAGAGGAACGACTGCACGCTATATTCTTGGGCG GTACGAGAGAATGGGTCATATTTTTACATCGATGCCAGCGATGATTCAAAAAGCAGCTGGATGAG GTACGTGGCCTGCGCATCCACCGAGGAAGAGCACAACCTGACCGTGTTTCAGTACCGGGGTAAAATCTATTACCGAGCTTGTCAGTTAATTCCCTCGGGCACAGAGCTCCTGGTTTGGATCGGAGAAGAGTACGCCAGGACGCTCGGACTCAGACTGG GTGagcattttaaatatgaatttgGAGAGAAGGAACTACTGATGAAGCTATTCCAGGACCTACACGTGAAGACATTGGATTCGGGATCCAGTCACATACCTCGTAGCCAGTATCTCGTAGCCAGCGATGTCGTCACGCCGCTAATACAGCCACACAAATCGAGCTACTCGTTGAACAACGCAGGACATCCTTCTTCCGGCTTCCAACTACTCGAGGGAACCCAGAATTTGGTGAGCCTCGGTCGAGCTCAGAGCCGCTACTGGACTTTTTTTGGCTTTCATGGAGATGCCTACGGCCGGATCATTGACAAGACGAAGATCATTTGCAAGCTGTGTGGCGTAAGACTCTCTTACAGCGGTAACACCACGAATTTAAGACAGCACTTAATATACAAGCACAGGCGGGAATATAACGAGTTGGTAGGAACGCAGGGTGCTGTAGTTGacccacaaaaaaacaacatagacTCCGTCTCCCCGCGAGAAACGGCTTCCCGAGCAATAGTGACTCCCACTGTTGGGAGAACAACTAAGGCCGTAGCAGAGTTTATTGTCCGGGACCTGATGCCTGTAGAAATCATCGAAGGAGAAGGGTTTTCTCAGATGCTGTCAATCATGGATCCAAATTACAAGTTACCAGCTGCCTCGTTCTTGGCCCATACAGTCCTACAGGAGATGTACATTCAAGCCAAGCTCAAAGTGGTTGAGTTGGTGAAGGGTCTACAGGAATGCTCTGTGAGCCTTGACGTCTGGAAACACGGCGGTTCGCTGTCCTACCTCACAATCACTATCCACTATGTAGACGAAGCTTTTGAATTCAGGAATATGGTGCTGTCCAGCAAGGTTGTTCCGGAAGAGGTTTCCGAAGACAACCTGACGTCGGTGCTTGTTGATTTTGCAGAAGAGTGGGCAATCCGCGAGAACACCTTCTACGCAGTAGGACTCAACAGCCCCTGTGTTAAGGCAGCAGCCTCAAAGGTGGGATGGAAATCTCTACCTTGCGTAGGACAGGTGTTGAGGGGCTGCATAGAAGCCGTACTTCAGCATCCCACCATAAATGGCGCGCTAGATAGGTTTCGAAGACTAGTCGCTACCCTTTGCTCCTCATCCACTCAAAGTGAGGAGCTAACTACACATGGTCCAGTGCTGAAGGTCCATCTGAAAACGTTCCTATGTGATGGAACCAAGTGGTACGCTGTGTACGCTGCGCTGCAGAGCATAGTAGACCACGGCAAGTTTTTCAAAAGCTTAATTGAAACAACGACAGAAAATAACGCTATTCTGCAGCGTGACGATTGGTCCGTTCTTCAGGACATGGTCGATATCCTCAAACCCTTAGCTATTGCTACCTCAACGTTCACCAAAGATCAGTTTGCTGGTTTATCGCTGGTGAAGCCCGTGATAACCAGCTTGCTTTATAAACACTTAGCACCCAATGAATGGGACTCCGAGTtttcaaaaaacattaaaaaggccATTCACGAAGATTTGAGCTTTAAGTTCTCGGACTGTGAGGTCAATCAGGTTCTTAACTTGGCATGTGCCTTGGATCCGCGTTTCCGGGGCCTCGACTTCCTCAGCCAGTCGGATCGCGTGGAGACCCTCCACTTACTAAAGCACGAAGCATCAAATTTGTCAAAGATACCGGCTACGGATTCTCTTTTTAGCGCACCTGAACCTCCAAACTCCAGGCCTCCTCTAAAGAAAACCAAGCTGGACTCTGGAATTGAGTTTCTTTTGGGGGATTTATGCAACGTCAGAAATTCTTCAGCCAGTACCGTCAACCAACAAGCAGAGCAGGAGATTAGCAGCTTCCAGACCAGCGAAGCTTCTTCCTTATGTCAGGATCCGTTACAATGGTGGAAAATGCATCACACCCAGTACCCGCTTCTTGCTCGGGCCGCCCGTAAACTGTTGGCCATACCTGCCACCTCGGTGCCCTCGAGTTGGCTCTTCACAGATGCCGGTGTGACCGTTTACAGAAAGCGGTCTGCGCTGGCCGCCGAACACGTGGACATGTTAGTCTTTCTCAACGGAAACCGGTCAATGCTTTGA